GGCGGTGCTGCTGCCGCTGAACTTCGTACCGGGCCTGGGCAGCGTGGCGTTCACCGTGCTGGCCAGCCTGTGGACCATGCTCTGGATGGCGGCGGAGCACCTGGCCGCGCCCATGACGCGCCACCTGTACCCCTTCGCCGAGGTGCGCCGCATGCTGCGCGAGCGCCGGGCCCTCTGCCTGGGCTTCGGCGCGGGCGTCTACCTGCTGTTGTGGGTGCCCATCCTCAACACCTTCTTCCTCCCGGTGGCCATCGTCGGGGGCACCCTGCTCTACCGGGCCCTGCGGGAGGCCGGGGACCTGCCCCCGCCGCCGGATGCCCAGGCGGATGCCCGGGCGGACGCGAAATAAAGGGGGATGCCGGGTGTCCGTATGTCCGGGCCGATCGGGAACGCATTGCCTGCGGCAGACGTTCTCGGTCGCTAGTGACAAGGCCACGCCTTGAAGCACCAGGAAGCCGTGATTAGGCTTGCCCGGCCGCTGCCAGGTCCCTTGGCCTACGTCGAACTGTTCGGATTCACAGGGCTTTTCACGCATCACCCGGGGCGCCTCTCGCGCCCCAGCTGGGATGAACCGCATGCCGCGTATCTTCCGCCGCATCACCGCCGTCGCCGTTCTGTGTGGGGCCTGGGCATTCGCAGGCAGTGACCGCGCCCCCCTCCCGCTCACCGTGGGAGCGGCGGAGGCGGGGCAGGACTCCTGGGACGGCGCGCTGCCTTCCGCCGGCAAGAGCGAGAAGGCCCCGCACGACCTCAACAGCCTCCGCGTCCTGACGAAGGTCATCCTCTACGTGAAGGAGAACTACGTCGACCCCAAGCGGGTGAAGCCCAAGGAGATGATGATCGCCTCCCTGGAGTACGTGGAGAAGAGCGTTCCGGACGTGCTCGTGGACGGCAACCCGGAGACGGGCAAGCTCAACGTCAACGTCAACGGCAAGCAGAAGGAGTTCGACATCTCCCACGTGGACTCCCTGTGGAAGATGTCCTTCGCGCTGAAGGACGTGTTCGACTTCCTGTCCAAGAACATGCGTCCCATCGAGGAGACGCGGGACATCGAGTACGCGGCCGTCAACGGCATGCTCTCCACGCTGGATCCGCACTCGGTGCTGCTGCGCCCGGAGCTGTACCGGGAGATGAAGCTGTCCACCAAGGGCGAGTTCGGCGGCCTGGGCTTCGTCATCCAGATGAAGGAGGGCAACCTCACCGTGGTGAAGGTGCTGCCCAAGACGCCCGCGTCGCGCGCCGGCATCCAGAAGGACGACCGCATCAAGAAGATTGGTGAGGAGTCCACCGTCAACATGGACCTCAACGAGGCCGTGTCCAAGCTGCGCGGCCCGGTGGACAGCCGCATCACCATCACCGTGGAGCGCGACGGCTGGGACAAGCCGCGCAACATGACGGTGGCCCGCGCCATGATTTCGATTGAGTCCGTGCAGCACAAGCTGCTCGCGGGCGGCGTGGGCTACGTGCGCCTGAAGAACTTCCAGGGCAACACCACGCGCGACCTGGAGGCCGCGCTGACGGACATCCGCAAGCAGGCGGAGGCCAAGGGCGGCTTCAAGGGCCTCGTCCTCGACCTGCGCGGCAACCCGGGCGGCCTCCTGGAGCAGGCCATCCAGGTGTCGGACACGTTCCTGTCCAAGGGCACGCTCGTCGCGACGGTGGGCTTCAGCGACAAGCTGCGCGAGGAGAAGCGCGCGCGCCCCGCGGACGGCGAGGAGAACTACCCCATCGCGGTGCTGGTGAACGCGGGCAGCGCCTCCGCGTCTGAAATCGTCGCGGGCGCGCTCAAGAACCTGGACCGCGCGGTCATCATCGGGCGCCAGACGTTCGGCAAGGGCAGCGTGCAGGTGCTCTACGACTTCCCGGACGACAGCGCGCTCAAGCTGACCATCGCCAAGTACCTCACCCCGGGTGACGTCTCCATCCAGGAAGTGGGCATCGTGCCGGACATCCAGCTCGTCCCGACGCGCGTCACCGCGGACCGGGTGGACGTGTTCGCGCCCCGCAAGTCCATGGGCGAGGCGGACCTGGATCAGCACTTCGGCAACCCGGAGTCCTCCACCGTCGCCAAGAAGCGCGAAGAGGTGCTGGACCGCGAGAAGCCGGGCACCAGCCTCAAGTACCTGAAGGTGGACGAGAAGGCCGCCCAGGCCTCCGCCAAGAAGGAAGAGCCCAAGGAGAAGGTCGCCGCCAAGCCGGGCACCAAGGACAAGAAGGAGCACGGCCAGAATGATCCGCTCCTGGACGTGGACGTGGCCGGCCAGGGCGAGGACCTGGACGACCAGCTGGACGCGGAGTCCCAGGAGGAGATCAAGGAGGACTTCGAGGTCCAGTTCGCCCGCGACTTCGTCCTGAAGGTGCCGGCGCTGAAGCGCTCCGAGCAGCTCGCCAAGGGCAAGCAGTTCGTGGAGCAGAAGCGCAACGAGGAGGAGCAGCGCATCAACAACGCCATCGCCGCGCTCGGCCTGGACTGGAGCCCCGGTCCCACGCCCAAGAACGTGCAGCTGGACGCCAGCTTCTCCCCGGGCGCGGACACCAAGATCATCGCCGGCGAGCAGCTGGACATGGTCATCAACGTGGAGAACAAGGGCACGGAGCCGCTCAAGCGCGTGCGTGGCTGGACGGAGAGCGACAACGCGTTCCTCGACCGCCGCGAGTTCCTCTTCGGCGCCATCGCCCCGGGTGAGAAGAAGTCCTGGAAGGTGCAGGTGCGCCTGCCCAAGGACCTCACCAGCCGCCGCGACGACGTGAAGGTGAAGCTGTTCGACGACAACGGCGCCCTGCGCGACACCCTGGTGTCGGAGCTGTCCTTCGTGGAGCTGCCCCGCCCCACGTTCGCCTTCAACTGGCAGGTGGTGGATGACTGCGCCGAGTGCAACGGCGACGGCGTCGTGCAGCGCGGCGAGGACGTCACGGTGGTGATGGACGTCACCAACACGGGCGTGGGCCCGGCGCTGGACTCGTTCGCGCAGATCAAGAACGGCGGCGACGCGAACATCTTCATCGAGAAGGGCCGCTTCAAGCTGGGGGAGATCAAGCCCGGTGAGACGAAGACGGCGCGCTTCCAGGTGTCCCTGAAGAAGGCCTTCAAGGGCGACACCTTCCCGCTGAAGCTGGCCATCCTGGATGAGCCCCTGGAGGAGTTCGTCCTGGAGAAGCTCCAGCTGCCCGTGAAGGACGGCCCCGTGGCCCCGCTGGAGGCGAAGAAGGGCCTGGTGAAGCTCAACGACAAGGCGGAGCTGTTCGCCTCGCCCACCGCGGACGCGCGTCCGGTGGCGAAGCTGCCGCAGGGCGCCACGCTGGCCCTGGAGGCCACCACCAAGGGCTACTACAAGGTCGCGCTGGAGAAGGACCGCTTCGCCTTCGTGCGCACGCAGGACGCGAAGGAAGTGAAGACCGGCAAGGCCCAGGCGCCCAAGACGGTGGCGTACACGACGACGCACCAGCCGCCGGACATCAAGCTGGACGTGGATCCCTCCCACGGCGGCGTGGTGGTGAACGGCGACAAGTTCACCCTCTCCGGCATGGTGAAGGACCCCAACGGCCTCCTGGACGTCTACGTGCTGGTCAACGACCAGAAGGTCTACTTCAAGGCCGTGGACCCCAAGGGCGGCGAGCCCCACACGCTGAAGTTCACCTCCGACTTCACGCTCAAGGAGGGCAACAACAACGTGCTGGTGGTGGCCCGTGAGAGCACCGAGTTCGCCAGCCGCCGCACGCTGGTCATCCGCCGCCGCCCGGCGGAGGTGGCCCAGAAGGTGGCGACGCCCGCCGCCACGGCCACCACGCCGGTGAAGCCGCGCCAGCAGTAATCCTCCGGGGTCATCCCCGGAGCGCCTGACCCACGGGCGGCTCGCTTCCAGCGGACGTCCCCCTTCCAACGGGGGCGTTTCCCTGGAGGAGGGCCGCCCGTTTTGTTGACGCTTCACCGAGGGCGGGTTTAGGGTCCGCCGGAGGTGGGCGCCCGCTTGGCCGGCATGCGTCCCGGAGGCGTGATTCCCCCATGCGGACGTTCAGTCGGTGGCTGGTGCTCGCGACGGCGCTGTCAGGGGCCGCGGCCCATGCGGACGCCAACGACCTGGTCATTTCCCGCTTCGGCGTCGAGCGCCGGGGCAGCTCTTCCGTCATCACCAACACCGAGTTCGCCGAAGCCAGCGCGGACTTCCGCGCCTTCGCGCGCACGTACGGCGCGGTGATGACGTCCGCGAACCTGATGCCCCCGCGCACCACGGGCCACTCGGGTTTCGCGTTCAACGCGGAGCTGTCCGTCGTGTCGCTCCCGGAGGACGTGCAGCTGCCCACGGAAGCCGAGCAGCCGGGCTCCGTGCTGGTGCCGTCCCTCCACGTGCGCAAGGGCCTGCCCTTCTCACTGGAGCTGGGCGGGCGCGTGGGCTGGATTGAAAAGAGCAGCATGGTGACGGCCACGGGCGAGCTGAAGTGGGCCGTCAACGAGGGCTTCACGTACCTGCCGGACGTGGGCGTGCGCCTGCACGTGACGAAGCTCTTCGGCGCGCAAGACCTGGACCTGACCACCACGGGCCTGGACATCGGCGTGGGCAAGCAGTTCCCGCTGGGCGGCATGGTGACGGTGACGCCCTACGGCGGCCTGGACCTGAACTTCGTCAGCGCCACCACGCGCACGCTGGACTTCGACCCGAGCCGCTCCCCGGCGGACGCGGCGGGCAACGACTCGCGCGACGCGCTGACCAACACCGCGCCGTACTCGCGGGTGAACGCGGGTGACAACCTCACCCCGCGCTTCTACGCGGGCGCGCG
This DNA window, taken from Corallococcus coralloides DSM 2259, encodes the following:
- a CDS encoding MXAN_5808 family serine peptidase; this encodes MNRMPRIFRRITAVAVLCGAWAFAGSDRAPLPLTVGAAEAGQDSWDGALPSAGKSEKAPHDLNSLRVLTKVILYVKENYVDPKRVKPKEMMIASLEYVEKSVPDVLVDGNPETGKLNVNVNGKQKEFDISHVDSLWKMSFALKDVFDFLSKNMRPIEETRDIEYAAVNGMLSTLDPHSVLLRPELYREMKLSTKGEFGGLGFVIQMKEGNLTVVKVLPKTPASRAGIQKDDRIKKIGEESTVNMDLNEAVSKLRGPVDSRITITVERDGWDKPRNMTVARAMISIESVQHKLLAGGVGYVRLKNFQGNTTRDLEAALTDIRKQAEAKGGFKGLVLDLRGNPGGLLEQAIQVSDTFLSKGTLVATVGFSDKLREEKRARPADGEENYPIAVLVNAGSASASEIVAGALKNLDRAVIIGRQTFGKGSVQVLYDFPDDSALKLTIAKYLTPGDVSIQEVGIVPDIQLVPTRVTADRVDVFAPRKSMGEADLDQHFGNPESSTVAKKREEVLDREKPGTSLKYLKVDEKAAQASAKKEEPKEKVAAKPGTKDKKEHGQNDPLLDVDVAGQGEDLDDQLDAESQEEIKEDFEVQFARDFVLKVPALKRSEQLAKGKQFVEQKRNEEEQRINNAIAALGLDWSPGPTPKNVQLDASFSPGADTKIIAGEQLDMVINVENKGTEPLKRVRGWTESDNAFLDRREFLFGAIAPGEKKSWKVQVRLPKDLTSRRDDVKVKLFDDNGALRDTLVSELSFVELPRPTFAFNWQVVDDCAECNGDGVVQRGEDVTVVMDVTNTGVGPALDSFAQIKNGGDANIFIEKGRFKLGEIKPGETKTARFQVSLKKAFKGDTFPLKLAILDEPLEEFVLEKLQLPVKDGPVAPLEAKKGLVKLNDKAELFASPTADARPVAKLPQGATLALEATTKGYYKVALEKDRFAFVRTQDAKEVKTGKAQAPKTVAYTTTHQPPDIKLDVDPSHGGVVVNGDKFTLSGMVKDPNGLLDVYVLVNDQKVYFKAVDPKGGEPHTLKFTSDFTLKEGNNNVLVVARESTEFASRRTLVIRRRPAEVAQKVATPAATATTPVKPRQQ